Genomic segment of Hominilimicola fabiformis:
TAGTGAATGCTTTAAACAGCACTTCGCCGTCAGAATTGCAGATAAAGCAATCATGCTTGTCCTTTGCGACATCAATACCAACTAAAATCATAAAACAATACTCCTTAAAAATATTTTGATACTGTTTAGACCCACAGGGGCTCTTAGCAATTGTAGCCTCGTTCTAAATAAACCGTCATGCGGTATCTAACTGATTAACAAACTGCAAAGAGTCTGTGGCTGGAGCCTTTCGTGAACCGTCAAGCGGTAGGAACACACAACCAATCCACAGCATCTTAAACAGTATATCATAGTTCTTGGAGAGGAACTCTAAAAACTACTACTTTATTATACGAGGAACGAACAAAAGCACTTATGAAAGAATTGAACATCAAGGATATGGACGATATTCAAGATTTGTTCAAATCTTTTGTTGCGGCTGCCTTAGAGGGCGGTCTTGAAGCAGAGCTTGACGAAGAATTAGGCTATTCCAAGTACGATTATCGCAACAAAGAAACCAATAACAGTCGCAATGGTTACAGTAAAAAGACCATGAAAACCAGTTTTGGAGACATGGATATAGATATTCCTCGTGACCGTAATGGTGATTTTGAGCCTAAGCTTATTCAAAAACATCAAACAACATTGTCGGGAGATATTGAAGAAAAAATCATATCAATGTACGCCAAAGGAATGACTGAAAATGATATAGCAGCACACATTGAAGAAATATATGGACTTGATGTATCTGACAGTACCATAAGTCGTGTTACAGATAAAATTTTGCCGATAGCTAAGGAATGGCAATCACGTCCATTGGAAGAAGTGTATGCAGTTGTATTTATGGATGCAATACATTATCATGTGCGATATGAAGGACGTATAGTAAAAAAGGCTGTGTACATAGCAATAGGTATAAATTTAGATGGCAGAAAAGATGTTCTTGGCATGTGGGTTGGTGAAAACGAGAGTGCAAAATTCTGGCTTTCTGTCTTAAACGGATTAAAAAATCGAGGAGTAAATGATATTTTAATTGCTTGTATTGACGGACTAAGCGGATTTACCAATGCGATTGAAGCAGTCTTTCCTCAAACAGAAATACAGCAATGCATAATCCATCAAATCCGTAATACAACAAAATATGTGTCATACAAAGATATTAAAGCACTTATGGCAGATTTAAAGCGTGTTTATGCAGCTATTGATGAGGATACCGCATTACAAGAATTAGACCGATTTGATGAAATATGGGGTGGAAAATACCCTAAAATCGCCGATAACTGGAGAGATAAATGGGTTCATTTATCTACATATTTCAAGTATCCTCAAGCAGTGCGTACACTT
This window contains:
- a CDS encoding IS256 family transposase; amino-acid sequence: MKELNIKDMDDIQDLFKSFVAAALEGGLEAELDEELGYSKYDYRNKETNNSRNGYSKKTMKTSFGDMDIDIPRDRNGDFEPKLIQKHQTTLSGDIEEKIISMYAKGMTENDIAAHIEEIYGLDVSDSTISRVTDKILPIAKEWQSRPLEEVYAVVFMDAIHYHVRYEGRIVKKAVYIAIGINLDGRKDVLGMWVGENESAKFWLSVLNGLKNRGVNDILIACIDGLSGFTNAIEAVFPQTEIQQCIIHQIRNTTKYVSYKDIKALMADLKRVYAAIDEDTALQELDRFDEIWGGKYPKIADNWRDKWVHLSTYFKYPQAVRTLIYTTNTIEGFNRQLRKVTKNKGVFPTDDSLFKMLYLAMMDITKKWTGRRRDWGEIHSQLEIFFADRIECVRLFL